One Littorina saxatilis isolate snail1 linkage group LG14, US_GU_Lsax_2.0, whole genome shotgun sequence genomic region harbors:
- the LOC138947013 gene encoding glycine, glutamate and proline-rich protein-like isoform X1, which produces MILLLCFAACAISGAYGANSCYGNIMHLHTTGISGRGVAGSHADVAYRIHELNSMKSCYDQVANANCIEASIIGGIASRETNGGASLGADGLGTWDHNGYGIMQCDIHTSGLPCRNCPPKSCCHIEMMVHQKIIPDINYFKSKFPSWSIEQQVQAAIVAYNAGRSRIHSFSNIDAITTGKDYSNDVIARAQYLKSHYGWS; this is translated from the exons ATGATTTTGTTGCTGTGTTTTGCTGCCTGCGCCATTTCTGGGGCGTACG gCGCTAACAGTTGTTACGGAAATATTATGCACCTACACACCACTGGGATTTCTGGCAGAG GTGTGGCCGGGTCTCATGCCGACGTGGCCTATCGCATCCATGAACTGAACAGCATGAAGTCCTGCTATGATCAGGTTGCCAACGCAAACT GTATCGAGGCCAGTATCATCGGCGGCATTGCCAGCAGAGAGACCAATGGTGGAGCGTCCCTCGGGGCTGACGGTTTGGGAACTTGGGACCATAACGGTTACGGCATCATGCAG TGTGACATTCACACCTCAGGACTGCCGTGCAGGAACTGTCCGCCCAAATCGTGCTGTCACATCGAGATGATGGTGCACCAGAAAATCATCCCTGACATCAACTACTTCAAGTCCAAATTCCCGTCCTGGTCCATTGAGCAGCAAGTGCaag CCGCCATCGTTGCCTACAACGCAGGTCGCAGCCGTATCCATAGCTTTTCCAACATAGACGCTATCACCACCGGAAAGGACTACAGCAATGACGTCATCGCGCGTGCGCAGTACCTCAAGAGCCATTATGGTTGGTCCTAA
- the LOC138947013 gene encoding glycine, glutamate and proline-rich protein-like isoform X2: MHLHTTGISGRGVAGSHADVAYRIHELNSMKSCYDQVANANCIEASIIGGIASRETNGGASLGADGLGTWDHNGYGIMQCDIHTSGLPCRNCPPKSCCHIEMMVHQKIIPDINYFKSKFPSWSIEQQVQAAIVAYNAGRSRIHSFSNIDAITTGKDYSNDVIARAQYLKSHYGWS; encoded by the exons ATGCACCTACACACCACTGGGATTTCTGGCAGAG GTGTGGCCGGGTCTCATGCCGACGTGGCCTATCGCATCCATGAACTGAACAGCATGAAGTCCTGCTATGATCAGGTTGCCAACGCAAACT GTATCGAGGCCAGTATCATCGGCGGCATTGCCAGCAGAGAGACCAATGGTGGAGCGTCCCTCGGGGCTGACGGTTTGGGAACTTGGGACCATAACGGTTACGGCATCATGCAG TGTGACATTCACACCTCAGGACTGCCGTGCAGGAACTGTCCGCCCAAATCGTGCTGTCACATCGAGATGATGGTGCACCAGAAAATCATCCCTGACATCAACTACTTCAAGTCCAAATTCCCGTCCTGGTCCATTGAGCAGCAAGTGCaag CCGCCATCGTTGCCTACAACGCAGGTCGCAGCCGTATCCATAGCTTTTCCAACATAGACGCTATCACCACCGGAAAGGACTACAGCAATGACGTCATCGCGCGTGCGCAGTACCTCAAGAGCCATTATGGTTGGTCCTAA